In the genome of Populus nigra chromosome 19, ddPopNigr1.1, whole genome shotgun sequence, the window TTTCCCAATATGTCAGAATCAAAGAAAATCACGCTAAAATCCTCCGACGGCGAGACATTCGTTGTCGAAGAAGCGGTCGCCGTTGAGTCACAGACCATCAAACATATGATTGAAGATGATTGCGCAGAAAATGACATCCCGTTGCCTAATGTGACAAGCAAGATTCTTGCTAAGGTTATCGAGTACTGCAAGAAACATGTGGAAGCTGATGCTGATAAAGATGCGACTATTACTGGAAAGGATGACTTTATGAAGAGTTGGGATGCCGAGTTCATCAAAGTTGACAAAAACACCCTCTTTGACCTCATCTTGGTAAGACTTTCTGTTTccttttttcaagattttttttcttaacccttTGTTTGtgaatatttatgattttgccATTGTTTgggtttctatttgttttttattggttaaaGATCGTATCTTTTTGCTTTTTAGGGTTTCATTGTTTAGTTTTGTCAGGGGAGCTGGTTTGCAATATTACTAGAGACTGGTCTTTAGGTTTGTTGTAGTTATATGATGTTGTCATTGTGgtatctgtttttttattgggtccTTGTGgtatctgtttttttattgggtccTTGTGGTATCTGTTAGTGCTAAATACGAGTTTGTAAGTTGGAGATTATGGTTTTTTgatgtgggggggggggggggggttcttTTGTTTTGGGGTTAGGGGTTTTTTTCTGTATTGTTTTTCTGGGGATTGTGCTCCGTTGTGAGAGATTTGTTTTAACTCACTGATTTGTACCCACACTTTGGATTTCTTCTCTTGTCTATTTGCTTCAACTATTATCTTATGATGCTCTTACGCAGGGAAACATGGAAAGATTATACggatcaagaaaatgatttgtagttttttttagttcttttagaTGAACAGTGGAAACAAAGTGAACTGATGCCTTGATCGATAGATAACTGGCGCGTTGTTTGCAACTGTAATGTGGCAATTTTGCCTGTTTTTGGTAGATTGATTTGTTTGTGAAATATGATGGATAGTGAGCTTCTTGTTTGCTTCCTGTTTTATGTTCATGCTTCAACACTTTAGTTTGTGAAATTCTCTGTATTTGATTAACGAACCCAGTGATCCTATTCAGTGCTTCTCATATTGGATGATTATTTGTTAAgctactttattttttattttttgttcgtgACTTTGTTATTTAGACACTTTATCTGAATTAACATGGCAAAGTTATGTTGATTTCAGGCTGCAAACTATCTGAACATCAAGGATTTGCTAGATCTGACCTGCCAGGCTGCGGCTGACATGATCAAGGGGAAGACTCCAGACGAGATCCGTAAGATATTTAACATCAAGAATGACTTCACtccagaagaagaagagcagATCCGCAAAGACAACCAGTGGGCATTTAAGTGATACTACAAGCTGTCCTCACAATGTCCATACTATGATAGGAAAGTTGTCCATACAATGATAGGAATCTTGATATAAGAAGATAGGATGCcatgctttatttttctctagTTGGTAGCAAGGTTGAGGTCATTTTCTGTTTTCACGGACTAGTAGAATTGCTTCGGACTTCCTCTTTCAAGGTTGGTTGCCCCGAACCACTTTTCTTTTCATCACATAAtcggaattttattttttttaatatggatgcCTATGAATGTCATGCATTTTATCAAAGCCAGcagtttcaactttcaagggCAGGGCTATGAGAACCACAACTTTCGATTTATTCAGAGAACTTTTGAGTATGCCCCCCCACtggttcaaattttatttagtaGGGATACTGATGATCTCATGATCGAAATTACAACAAACAAGTAAATGGTCTTTTGttccaacaacaacaataatagtaatgaaaaagaagaagaaactaaagCATTGccctgaaaatattaaaaaacctactaattaattagaaaaggaGATATAAACAATGTAAGTATCAttataaaaccttaaaaaactataaaaatataagctAGATAGACCCTTGTCCGTTAATAAGGAGTAGAAATAGTAGGTAGCTCATTGCTAAGACCTAAGTTATGCATGCACTCTCGATAAAAATCAGATTCAGCTTCTGCAGTAGAAAGGCTAGCATTAAGATTAGCTTTCTCTTCCTCCAATCTTTGGCATTTCCTTTCATACTCGTacacaatttgatttaattgctCGGTTGACGATGTACTTTCAGCACTAATAAGCTTTCTAGACAGAACCTCATTTTCTTGCTCTAACAACAACAATGTATCTGCGAGATCCTTCATcaatttgcaatttttttcattgagctCCTTCAGCAGCCCGATCTCACGTTGCATTGAGGAAAGAAAAGCTCTACTCGTTTCGCAGCAACGTCCATCTCCTGTTTCCTTCAATTCTTGATCCTTCATCACTTCTTTCTCGATCGTTTCTTTTTGgacatcaccatcatcatcgcTACTATAGCAgtactcctcctcctcctcctcctcctcctcttcatcaccatcatcatcatcatcatcatcaccaacaCTACTACTGCagtcttcctcctcctcctcatcatcaCCACCACTACTGcagtcttcttcttcctcctcatcAACATCTTTTTTGTAGCTAACCATTTCATAGTCCTCCTCATCAATCTCATGATGGGCCTCAGGCTCAATAGTTTCAGTGTCTGGGATTTCTTCTATTTCACGATGCTTGGTTTTCTCTTCTGCTGAGTACTCTTCCACGGCTAGAGCTTTCTCTATCTCCTCTTCTTTGTCATCTTTCTGCATAAccaattttcttctaagttaaAAACAGATTAATGAACAAGATAGCATCAAGCATGCTCATCGACAAATGAGCATACGCATATAATCAATCCAAGCCTTATAACAAGATAGAAGTTGATGATTCTCTCGAGCAACATTATTTTGTAAAGATATATGATAACAATGCATGAATACTCAGACCATTTGCATGCATGCTAGACTTAGGGGCTAGGAGCCTAGGCGTCTAGGAGCCATACAGTAATTAATTATGAGAATATGAATTGCTCAATGGTGGGAGTGGCTATCTAAAGCCCTCCAAAATTGATTAACGGGCATGCACAAGattaatgtaaatattttgattgataCTTAAAGGAGGTGGTATAAATTAGTAggcattaatttaattaaatcccatTCTAGATATGGAAAAGGAGAATTATTTTCTCCCTTAACATGTTTATTGGTCATAGTTAATTTCACATAATATTTATTGACTACAAACCCTAGTTACTTCTAAAAGAAAAGAGTTTTTGCATATGTACACAGAAATCTTAATATTGGGCATATCGATGCGCGCAGGAAGCTCAAAAGaacatatattattaaaaaggaCTCACTGTAGGGTTACAGCAAAGGATCTGGTTCGCATTCACCCCCAAAGCTTTCACGATTGAATTCGTATTTGATATAACAAATACAGCAGCAGCCACATAACGATAGACTGGAGATCCCAAGAAAAAGTACATTGCCG includes:
- the LOC133679230 gene encoding SKP1-like protein 1A, yielding MSESKKITLKSSDGETFVVEEAVAVESQTIKHMIEDDCAENDIPLPNVTSKILAKVIEYCKKHVEADADKDATITGKDDFMKSWDAEFIKVDKNTLFDLILAANYLNIKDLLDLTCQAAADMIKGKTPDEIRKIFNIKNDFTPEEEEQIRKDNQWAFK